The Ramlibacter algicola genome segment GTTGAGCACGAGCGCGGGAATGCGGATGCGGGCGAGGTGCGGCTTGGCCGAGGCGCGGACCCAGTAGTCCTCGGTGTCGCGAAAGCCGTGCAGCGGCGCGGTGAACACGTTGTCGAACTCGTAGAGGTCGCGCGCGGCCAGCAGCGCCTCGCGGTCGAACAGGCCCGGATGCTGCGCGAGCTTGCGCAGCGCCTTGGGCCGCATCGTGCGCAGGAACATCGTCGTGTAGACCAGCCGGTTGAAGCCGCGGCCGATCGCGTGGCCGCCGGCGCGCAAGTCGATCGGCGAGCACACGGACGCGACGGCGTCGGCGTGGCGCGCGGCCACCTCGCCGTGCTCGCCCGCCCAGCGCATCAGCGCGTTGCCGCCCAGCGAGATGCCGACGGCAAGCAACCGGCCTGCGTGCTGCTCGCGCAGGCGCGCCAGGATCCAGCCGATCTCCTCGTGGTCGCCCGAGTGGTACGCGCGCGGGCCGTGGTTGAGCTCGCCGCTGCAGCCGCGGAAGTGCGGCACGACGTAGCGCAGGCCGTGTTCGCGCGCGACGTCCGCGAACGCTTCCGCATAGTGGCTGCGCGAGGACCCTTCGAGGCCGTGGAAGAGGACGAGCAGCGGCGCCCCGGGCGGCACGACGTGCTCGCTCCAGTCGAGGTCGATGAAGTCGCCGTCCGGCGTCGTCCAGCGCTCGCGGCGGTAGCTGGGTGCCAAGCCTTCGGTGCGGCGCGCGTACAGCGCCGGCCAGATCGTCTGCAGGTTGCCACCGGGCAGCCACCACGGCGCCGCGTACGCGGGCGCGGCCCCACGCATCAGTGCAGCACCGACGGCGTGTCCGAGACCTCCTGGATCTCGCTGGCCGTCCCCGGGCTCGCGTGGTGCGCGACGAGGCGCCAGCCCTGCGCGGTCTTGTGCCACACGTTGGTCGCGATGACCCACGCGACACGCGGGCCCTGCGGCGTCAGCACCTCGACCTTCTCCAGCAGGCTGTGCACGCAGCAGCCAAGCGACTCGACCTTGCGCACGCGCTCGGGCCAGGCGCGGATGCTGCCGTTGGCGAACATCGCCTCGAAGGTCGCGCGGATCGCCGTCGGGCCGACGACGCGCGGCCCGCCCGGATGGATGCAGACGATGTCGTCCTCGTCGGCCCAGCAGGCCATCAGCTTGTCGATGTCGGCGTTCTGCAGCGCTTCGTAGAAGGCCGCTTCCACCTCGTCGGCGTGGCCCTCGAGATTGGCCGCCTGGAGCTTGGACTTGCGCATGGCCGTGATTTAACCCGATCCCGCCTGCAGCCACTTCCGGACGGCGTCGCGCACGTCGCCCTGCGCGGCCGACCAGACGAACTCCGAGGCCGCCACGTGGATGCCCGCCGGCGCGAGCTGCAGCGCATGCGACACGAACTCCGCGATGCGCGGCGAGCGCACCGGCTGCTCGCGGTCCGGCACCATGAAGCGCGTGATCGACAGCATCCACCGGGCCAGGCCCGGCAGCAGGCCCGGGACGCCGTCGGACTTGGGCTTCTGCGCCGAGCGCACGATGAGCAGGCGGTCGAAGCCACACGCCGCGACCGCATGCTCGTCGAGGCTGGCCAGCCCGCGCTTGAGCGACTCGGGCAGGCGCCCTTGCGCATGGGGCAGGACGATCGCCAGCGTGGTGACGCCACTGCGCCGCATCCAGCGCGCCAGCGCGGGCAGTTGCTGCGGCGCCGGTGTCCACAAGGCACGCTCGCGTTCGTAGAACAGGCGCGGCGGTTCGAACAGCACGACGCCGACATCGGCCGAACCGGCGGGCCACGCGTCGGGATCGTCGGACGGAACCAGCGTCGCCCCGACCGCGCGCACGCCGGTGGTGATCGGCTCGCGCGCCAGCACCTGCGTGGTCGCGTAGTGCTGCAGGCCGACGAGGCGCCGCAGCACCTCCGTGCCGAGCACGCCCGTCGCGCCCGCCACCAGCAGCCGCGGCCGCGCGGGCCGCTCGTCGCGCGGGCCGCGCGCCGCGGCGTGCAGGGCTTGAATCGGCCCGTCACGCATCCCATCTATGCTACCGTCGCCCACCCTTGCCCAAGGAGCCTTCGAGATGATCCGACGCTGGTTCGCCCTCCTCGCCGCCGCCCTCGCGCTGTCGACGCTGTCGGGCTGCGGCTACAACGACTTCCAGCGCCTGGACGAGCAGACGCGTTCGGCCTGGGCCGAGGTGCTGAACCAGTACCAGCGGCGGGCCGACCTCGTGCCCAACCTCGTCGCCACCGTGAAGGGCGAAGCCAACTTCGAGCAGGAAACGCTCACCCGGGTCGTCGAGGCACGCGCGAAGGCGACGTCGGTGCAGGTGACGCCCCAGACGATCGACAACCCGGCCGCGTTCCAGAAGTTCCAGCAGGCACAGGGCGAGCTGTCCAGCGCGCTCAGCCGCCTGCTCGTGGTCAGCGAACGCTACCCGGACCTGAAGGCCAACCAGGGCTTCCGCGACCTGCGCGTGCAGCTCGAAGGCACCGAGAACCGCATCACCGTCGCGCGCAACCGCTACATCCAGTCGGTGCAGGAGTACAACGTGCTCGCGCGCAGCTTCCCGAGCAACCTCACCGCCATGGTGTTCGGCTACGAGCCCAAGCCCAACTTCACGGTGCAGAACGAGGCCCAGATCTCCACGCCGCCGACCGTCGACTTCGGCGCCGGCAGCGCCAGCCAGCCGAAGAAGTGACGCTGCTGCGGCTGCTCGCGCTCGCGTGGGCGCTGCTCGCAGGCAGCGTCTTCGCCCAGGGCGTGCAGCCCGTGCCGGCGCTCACGGCGCGGGTGGTCGACCAGACCGGCACGCTCGACGACATCCAGCGCACCGGCCTCGAGCAGAAGCTCGCGGACTTCGAGCGCACCAAGGGCACGCAGGTCGTGGTGCTGCTGGTGCGCACCACGCAGCCCGAGGACATCTCCAGCTACGCCAACCGCGTGGCCAACGAGTGGAAGATCGGCCGCAAGCAGGTCGGCGACGGCGTGGTCGTGATCGTCGCCAAGGACGACCGCAAGGTGCGCATCGAGGTGGCCAAGTCGCTCGAAGGCGCGGTGCCGGACCTCGCGGCGCGGCAGATCATCGACGACGCGATGACGCCGCGCTTCCGCCAGGGCGACTTCGCCGGTGGCCTGCAGGCCGCGCTCGACCAGCTGTTCGCGCGCATCAGCGGCGAGCAACTGCCCGTGCCGCCGCAGCGCACCTGGCACGACGGCGATGCACGCGGGAATGCGGACGGCGTCGACTGGTGGGACTCGGCCATCTTCCTGTTCTTCGCGGTGCCGATCGGCAGCGCGGTGCTGCGCCGCATGTTCGGCCGGCCGCTCGGCACGCTGCTCACCGGCGGCGGCGTCGGTGCGCTCGCCTGGCTCTTCACGTCCAGCCTGCTGGTCGCCGGGGTCGCCGGCGTCATCGCCTTGTTCGTCGCGCTGTTCTCCGGCCTCGGCGGCGGCCGCCGTGGGGGCTGGTCCAGCGGACCCTACATCGGCGGCGGCTGGGGCGGAGGTGGCTTGGGTGGCGGTGGTGGATGGTCGGGCGGCGGCGGTGGCTTCAGCTCCGGCGGTGGCGGCGATTTCGGGGGCGGCGGCGCCTCGGGAGACTGGTGATGCTGCAACGGCTGCGACGCCTCGTTCGCCACCGCTGGCTCGACGATCGCGTGCAAGGCGCGATCCCGCAGGACCTGGTGCGGCGGCTCGCGGACCGCGTGGCCGCGAGCGAGCGCCGCCACACGGGCGAAGTGCGCATCTGCGTGGAGTCATCCCTGCCGACCAGCTACCTGTGGCGCGGCGCAACGGCGCGGCAACGAGCGATCACGATGTTCGGCAAGCTGCGCGTGTGGGACACCGAGCACAACAACGGCGTCCTCATCTACCTGCTGCTGGCCGAGCATGCGATCGAGATCGTGGCCGACCGCGGGCTCGCGCGCCGCGTCGATGCGCGCATCTGGGACGCGCTCGTGCGCCGCATGGGCGCGGCGTTCCGCGAAGGCCGCTACGAGGAGGGCCTCACGGATGCGCTGGCCGAAGTGTCGGCGCTGCTCGTGCAGCACTTCCCGGCCGAGCCAGGCAGCGTGCGGCCGAACGAATTGCCAGACGAACCCGTGCTCGGCTGAAGGCATTCGGCCTAGACTGGCGCATGGACAGCGAAGAACTCCTCGCCTTGGTCGGCGCCAGCATCGCGGTGGCTGCGGGCCTGGCGTTGCACTTCCGGCAACGCCCGACCTCCACGCGCCGCATGCTGCGGCGCGCGGCCGGCTTCGGCGCGCTGCTGGGCGCCGCGGCGCTCGCCCTGGCCGACTGACTTCAGCGATCGCCGGAGCGGATCTCGCCCTTGCGGTTCGCGTCCGCGGAATCCTTCAATCGCTGCTTGCGCGCCTCGCGCTTTTCCTCGCGCGAGTACTTCTGCGTGCTGCCGGTGTCCGGCCCTGCGCCGCTGGCTTCGGGCACGCTGCGCAATTCACCGGCCCTGTTCTCGCGCGAGAGTTCGGCCCGGCGTTCGCGCCGCGCCGCCTGCCGCTCGCTCTTCGTGCCGGTGGCGCCCGCCTTGCCGGCGGCCTTGGTGCCGGAAGGATCCTCCTTGGACTGCGCCATCGCGGGGCCGCAGGCGCCGGCGACGGCCAGTGCCAGGGCGAAAGTCAGGTGCTTCGTGTGCATGGGGCTCCTTTTGTGGTTGGGGGGCGGGATGCCCGGCACGGACGTGCCAGGGCGAGGAACCCGTCAGGCTAGCGATGCGCCTGCGCGGCAGTTTGTCGGACGGCGACGCATGTGCCCCCGAATGCGAAAAGGGCACCCGAAGGTGCCCTGTCCCGACGCTAGCGAGGTAGCGCGTCAGTTCTTCACGTCGCCATTGGGCTGCAGCAGGGCGATGGACACGTAGCTGCCGCCATGGCGGAAGTTCGGCTTGAAGTCGACCACGTAGCCGCCGGCGTCGTAGCGGCCTAGGCTGCTCAGCGCCTTGTGCAGCGAAGCACGCGTGACTTCCTTGCCCGAGCGGCGCATGCCTTCGACGAGCACCTTGGCGGCGATGCACGACTCGAGCGCCGTGACGGACATCGTCTCCTTCTGCCCGGACGACGTCCACGCTTCGCCGCACTCGCGCACGACGGTCACGCTGTTCGAGCGCGGGTTGGGCACCGTGAGCGACACCGACACCTTCGTGGCGTCCGGGCCGAGCGCCTTCGCCAGCTGCGACGCGCCGGCGAACGACAGGCTCGTGATCATCGACGCCCCGCCCGCGGCCTTCATCTTCTTGACCAGCTGCGCCGCCGGTGCGTACAGCGTGGTGATGACCAGCACGTTCGGCTTCGAGTCCATCACCGCCTTCACGTTCGCGTCGGTGACTTCGGCATTGCGCCTGATCGCCACCGACACCGGCGTGCGGTTGAACTTCTTCAGCACCGTGGCGACGGTCTCGAAGTTCTGCTTGCCCACCGGGTCGTCGTAGTGCAGCACCGTCACGCTGGTGCTGTCCAGGTTGCCCCAGAAGTTGATGATCTTCTCGATCTCGTCGGCGTAGGTCGCGCGGATCGTGTAGACGAAATCGTTCTGCTTGCGGATGGTGTCGGCGCCGGTGAACGGAGCGAAGAACGGCACCTTGCCCTCCTTCACCTTGGGCATGGCGGGAATGCTCAGCGTGGAGGACGCGTAGCCGAACAGCGCGACCGCGTTCTCGTCCTCGACCAGCTTGGCCGTGTTCTCGGCCGACAGCTTGGTGTCGTTGCGGTCGTCGAACGTGACCAGCTTGATCTTGTGGCCCGCGACACCGCCGTTGTCGTTGACCTTCTTGAAGTAGGCCAGCGCGCCGTTGCGGATGTCGTTGCCGAGTTCGGCGTTGCCGCCGGTCAGCGGTGCGGACTGGCCGACCACGATGTCGGCGCTGGCGAATGGCGTTGCCGCCGCGAACAGCACGGTGCAGAGCAGCTTGCGCATGGGGATGGTTCTCCTGGGATGCCCGGCTCGAAGGCGCGGGTCGACTGCGGAAGGATACGGCTGAGCCAGCGGCCGCGCAATGAAAAAAGCCCCGGGCCGGGCGGCGCGGGGCTTTCGCAACGGACCTGCGACGCAGGTCACTTCTTCTGGCGGTACTTGCGCAGGGCCGCGAGCTGCGCGGCCATGACGGCGAGCTCGGACTGCGCCTTCGCGATGTCCACTTCGCTCTTCGCGTTCTTCAGCGCTTCCTCGGCCGCGCGGCGCGCGTCCTCGGCCTTCTGCTCGTCGAGGTCCTTGCCGCGGATGGCGGTGTCGGACAGCACGGTCACGCGGTTCGGCTGCACCTCGAGGATGCCGCCCGCGACGAACACGAACTCCTCGCCGCCGTCGGCCTTCTCGATGCGCACCGAGCCGGGCCGCACGCGCGTGATCAGCGGCGTGTGGCGCGGGTAGATGCCCAGTTCGCCGGCTTCGCCGGGCAGGGCGACGAAGCGCGCCTCGCCCGAGAAGATCGACTCCTCGGCACTCACCACGTCGACTTGGATGGTGTGGGTGGGATCAGCCATGCCGGGGCCTTCAGGCCGCCATCTTCTTGGCCTTCTCGAAGGCCTCGTCGATGGTGCCGACCATGTAGAACGCCTGCTCCGGCAGGTGGTCGCACTCGCCGGCGACGATCATCTTGAAGCCGCGGATGGTCTCGGACAGCGGCACGTACTTGCCCGGCGAGCCGGTGAACACCTCGGCCACGTGGAACGGCTGCGACAGGAAGCGCTGGATCTTGCGGGCGCGGGCCACGGCCAGCTTGTCTTCCGGCGCGAGTTCGTCCATGCCCAGGATCGCGATGATGTCGCGCAGTTCCTTGTAGCGCTGCAGCGTCGACTGCACGGCACGCGTGGTCTCGTAGTGGTCCTGGCCCACGACGTTCGGGTCGACCTGGCGGGACGTGGAGTCCAGCGGGTCCACCGCGGGGTAGATGCCCAGCGAGGCGATGTCGCGCGACAGCACCACGGTGGCGTCCAGGTGGGCGAAGGTCGTGGCGGGCGACGGGTCGGTGAGGTCGTCCGCGGGGACGTAGACGGCCTGGATGGAGGTGATCGAGCCGACCTTGGTCGACGTGATGCGCTCCTGCAGGCGGCCCATTTCCTCGGCCAGCGTCGGCTGGTAGCCCACGGCGGACGGCATGCGGCCCAGCAGCGCGGACACTTCCGTGCCGGCCAGCGTGTAGCGGTAGATGTTGTCCACGAAGAACAGCACGTCGCGGCCTTCGTCGCGGAACGACTCGGCGATCGTCAGGCCGGTCAGCGCCACGCGCAGGCGGTTGCCCGGGGGCTCGTTCATCTGGCCGTACACCATGGCCACTTTCGACTCGCCCAGGTTGTCCAGGTTCACGACGCCCGAGTCGGCCATCTCGTGATAGAAGTCGTTGCCCTCGCGGGTGCGCTCACCCACGCCGGCGAACACCGACAGGCCCGAGTGCGCCTTGGCGATGTTGTTGATCAACTCCATCATGTTCACGGTCTTGCCGACGCCGGCGCCACCGAACAGGCCCACCTTGCCGCCCTTGGCGAACGGGCAGATCAGGTCGATCACCTTGATGCCGGTTTCCAGCAGCTCCTGCGACGGCGACAGCTCGTCGTACGCCGGGGCCTTGCGGTGGATCGAGGCGGTGAGCGACTGGTCCACCGGACCGCGCTCGTCGATCGGGTTGCCCAGCACGTCCATGATGCGGCCCAGCGTGGCCTTGCCCACCGGGACGGTGATGGCCGCGCCGGTGTTGTAGACCACCAGCCCGCGGCGCAGGCCGTCGGTGGAGCCCAGCGCGATGGTTCGCACCACGCCGTCACCCAGCTGCTGCTGCACTTCCAGCGTCAGCGCGGAGCCTTCCATCTTCAGCGCGTCGTACACGCGGGGCATCTGGTCCCGGGCGAATTCGACGTCGACGACGGCGCCGATGCACTGGACGATCTTTCCTTGGTTCTGAGCCATGTTCTTGCTCTCCGAAATTAAACCGCTGCGGCGCCCGACACGATCTCCGAAAGCTCTTTCGTGATCGCGGCCTGGCGCGTCTTGTTGTAGACCAGCTTGAGCTCGCCGATCAGGTTGCCGGCGTTGTCGGTCGCCGCCTTCATGGCGACCATGCGCGCCGACTGCTCGGAAGCCATGTTCTCCGCCACCGCCTGGTAGACCAGCGCCTCGACGTAGCGCACCAGCAGCTCGTCGATGACGGTCTGCGCGTCCGGCTCGTAGATGTAGTCCCAGCCGTGGTCGCCCGACGCGTGCGTCTCGGCGCGCATCTTCTCGGCCGACAGCGGCAGCAGCTGCTCGACGACCGGTTCCTGCTTCATCGTGTTGATGAACTTCGTGTAGCACAGGTACACGGCCGACAGCTTGCCCTCGGCGTACTGGTCCAGCAGCACCTTGACGGGGCCGATCAGGCGCTCGAGGTGCGGCGTGTCGCCCAGCTGCGTGACGTGCGAGACGACGCGCGCGCCGATGCGGTTCATGAAGCCCAGGCCCTTGTTGCCGATGGCAACGACCTGCGACTGCACGCCCTGGTCCTGCAGCTCGCGCAGCTTGCCGGTGACGGCGCGCAGCACGTTGGTGTTCAGGCCGCCGCACAGCCCCTTGTCGGTGGACACCACGATGAACCCGGCCGCCTTCATGTCGTTGTGCTTCATGAAGGCGTGCGTGTACTCGGGGTTGGCCTTTCCGAGGTTGGAGGCGATGTTGCGGACCTTCTCGCTGTACGGGCGCGCGGAGCGCATGCGCTCCTGCGCCTTGCGCATCTTGGAGGCGGCGACCATTTCCATGGCCTTGGTGATCTTCTTGGTGTTCTCCACCGACTTGATCTTGCCGCGAATCTCTTTGCCTGCAGCCATTGCTGTTCCTTAGGGACCGTCACGCCGGCGCGCAGGGCGCCGGCATGGGGCCGGTGTTTAGGCGAAGGTCTTCTTGAACGCTTCGATCGCGCTGGCCAGCTCGGCCTCGGACTCCTTGTCCATGGCCTTGTTGGTTTCCAGCTTCTGGACCAGGGCGGCGTGCTTGTCCTTCAGCCAGGCGTGCAGCCCGGATTCGAACGACAGCACCTTCTTGACGTCGAGGTCGTCGAAGTAGCCCTTGTTCACCGCGAACAGCGAGGCGGCCATCATCGAGATGGACAGCGGGCTGTACTGCGGCTGCTTGAGCAGTTCCGTCACGCGGGCGCCGCGATCCAGCTGCTTGCGCGTGGCTGCATCGAGGTCGGAAGCGAACTGCGCGAACGCGGCCAGCTCACGGTACTGCGCCAGGTCGGTCCGGATACCGCCGGACAGGCCCTTGATCAGCTTGGTCTGGGCGGCACCACCGACGCGCGACACCGAGATACCCGCGTTGATGGCGGGACGGATGCCGGCGTTGAACAGCGACGTTTCCAGGAAGATCTGGCCGTCGGTGATCGAGATCACGTTGGTCGGCACGAACGCGGACACGTCGCCGGCCTGCGTCTCGATGATCGGCAGCGCGGTCAGCGAGCCGGTCTTGCCCTTGACTTCACCCTTGGTGAAGGCTTCCACGTAGTCGGCGTTCACGCGCGCGGCGCGCTCCAGCAGGCGGCTGTGGAGATAGAACACGTCGCCGGGATAGGCTTCGCGGCCCGGCGGACGGCGCAGCAGCAGCGAGACCTGGCGGTACGCGACGGCCTGCTTGGACAGGTCGTCATAGATGATCAGGGCGTCCTGGCCGCGGTCGCGGAAGTACTCGCCCATCGTGCAGCCGGAGTACGCCGAGACGTACTGCATGGCAGCCGATTCGGAGGCCGACGCGGCCACCACGATCGTGTACTCCATCGCGCCGTTGGCCTCGAGGGCGCGCACGATGTTCTTGATGGTCGACGCCTTCTGGCCGATGGCCACGTAGACGCAGACCATGTTCTGGCCCTTCTGGTTGATGATCGCGTCGACCGCCACCGCCGACTTGCCGGTCTGGCGGTCGCCGATGATCAGCTCGCGCTGGCCACGGCCGATCGGCACCATCGCGTCGATCGACTTCAGGCCGGTCTGCACCGGCTGGTCCACCGACTTGCGCGCGATCACGCCGGGCGCGACCTTCTCGATCACGTCGGTCAGCTTGGCGTTGATGGGACCCTTGCCGTCGATCGGCTGGCCCAGCGCGTTGACCACGCGGCCAATCAGTTCGGGGCCGACGGGCACTTCCAGGATGCGGCCCGTGCACTTGACGGTGTCGCCTTCCGAGATGTGCTCGTACTCGCCCAGGATCACGGCGCCGACGGAGTCGCGCTCGAGGTTCAGGGCCAGGCCGAACGTCGGCTGGCCGCTGGGGGTCGGCGGGAACTCCAGCATCTCGCCGGCCATCGCTTCGGACAGGCCGTGGATGCGGACGATGCCGTCGGTGACCGAGATCACCGTGCCCTGGTTGCGGATGTCGGCGCTGGCCGCGAGGCCCTCGATCCGGCTCTTGATCAGTTCGCTAATTTCTGCGGGATTGAGCTGCATGACTCGTTCCTTGTGTCCTTGTGGGAGCGGGGCGGCCTCAGGCCGTCAGCGCCAACTTCATTTGCTCGAGGCGGGCCTTCACCGAGGTGTCCAGCACCTCGTCGCCGACCACCACGCGGATGCCGCCGATCAGCGACTCGTCCTGCTGCACCGTGACATTGAGCTTGCGGCCGAAGCGCTTCTCCAGCGCCTGTGCCACGTCGCCCAGCTGGTCGGCGGCGATCGGGAACGCGCTGTAGACGATCGCATCGGACGCACCGCCCAGCGCGTTCTTCATCGCGCGGTACTGCGCGGCCACTTCGGGCAGCGCGACGAGGCGGTTGTTCTCGATCACCGTGCGCAGGAAGTTCTGGCCCACGGGCGGCAGAGCGCCGCGCTGGATCGACACGACAAGGTCGTAGACCTGCTGGTCGGTGACCTTGGGGTTGTCCGCGTACTGCTGCAGCTGCTCGTTGCCGGCGACGGCGGCGAGCGAATCGAGCCATTCCGAAGTGCCGTCCAGGTCCGACCGGGTGGACTTGAACAGCGCCTCGGCGTACGGGCGCGCAATGGTGGCGAGTTCGGCCATCGGTGCGTCCCTTACAGCTCGGCCTTCAGGCGGCCAAGCAGGTCGGCGTGCACGCCGGCGTTGACTTCCTTGCGCAGGATCTGCTCGGCGCCCTTGACCGCCAGCACGGCGACCTGGTCGCGCAGCTGCTCGCGGGCATGGATCGCCTGCTGGTCGGCCTCGGCCTTCGCGGCGGCGAC includes the following:
- a CDS encoding YheT family hydrolase, giving the protein MRGAAPAYAAPWWLPGGNLQTIWPALYARRTEGLAPSYRRERWTTPDGDFIDLDWSEHVVPPGAPLLVLFHGLEGSSRSHYAEAFADVAREHGLRYVVPHFRGCSGELNHGPRAYHSGDHEEIGWILARLREQHAGRLLAVGISLGGNALMRWAGEHGEVAARHADAVASVCSPIDLRAGGHAIGRGFNRLVYTTMFLRTMRPKALRKLAQHPGLFDREALLAARDLYEFDNVFTAPLHGFRDTEDYWVRASAKPHLARIRIPALVLNARNDPFVPASSLPREDEVGPQVHLWQPIQGGHVGFPSGPWPTHVRWMPAAVASWLLAAVG
- a CDS encoding YybH family protein; translation: MRKSKLQAANLEGHADEVEAAFYEALQNADIDKLMACWADEDDIVCIHPGGPRVVGPTAIRATFEAMFANGSIRAWPERVRKVESLGCCVHSLLEKVEVLTPQGPRVAWVIATNVWHKTAQGWRLVAHHASPGTASEIQEVSDTPSVLH
- a CDS encoding LemA family protein, with the translated sequence MIRRWFALLAAALALSTLSGCGYNDFQRLDEQTRSAWAEVLNQYQRRADLVPNLVATVKGEANFEQETLTRVVEARAKATSVQVTPQTIDNPAAFQKFQQAQGELSSALSRLLVVSERYPDLKANQGFRDLRVQLEGTENRITVARNRYIQSVQEYNVLARSFPSNLTAMVFGYEPKPNFTVQNEAQISTPPTVDFGAGSASQPKK
- a CDS encoding TPM domain-containing protein gives rise to the protein MTLLRLLALAWALLAGSVFAQGVQPVPALTARVVDQTGTLDDIQRTGLEQKLADFERTKGTQVVVLLVRTTQPEDISSYANRVANEWKIGRKQVGDGVVVIVAKDDRKVRIEVAKSLEGAVPDLAARQIIDDAMTPRFRQGDFAGGLQAALDQLFARISGEQLPVPPQRTWHDGDARGNADGVDWWDSAIFLFFAVPIGSAVLRRMFGRPLGTLLTGGGVGALAWLFTSSLLVAGVAGVIALFVALFSGLGGGRRGGWSSGPYIGGGWGGGGLGGGGGWSGGGGGFSSGGGGDFGGGGASGDW
- a CDS encoding TPM domain-containing protein; the protein is MLQRLRRLVRHRWLDDRVQGAIPQDLVRRLADRVAASERRHTGEVRICVESSLPTSYLWRGATARQRAITMFGKLRVWDTEHNNGVLIYLLLAEHAIEIVADRGLARRVDARIWDALVRRMGAAFREGRYEEGLTDALAEVSALLVQHFPAEPGSVRPNELPDEPVLG
- a CDS encoding ABC transporter substrate-binding protein translates to MRKLLCTVLFAAATPFASADIVVGQSAPLTGGNAELGNDIRNGALAYFKKVNDNGGVAGHKIKLVTFDDRNDTKLSAENTAKLVEDENAVALFGYASSTLSIPAMPKVKEGKVPFFAPFTGADTIRKQNDFVYTIRATYADEIEKIINFWGNLDSTSVTVLHYDDPVGKQNFETVATVLKKFNRTPVSVAIRRNAEVTDANVKAVMDSKPNVLVITTLYAPAAQLVKKMKAAGGASMITSLSFAGASQLAKALGPDATKVSVSLTVPNPRSNSVTVVRECGEAWTSSGQKETMSVTALESCIAAKVLVEGMRRSGKEVTRASLHKALSSLGRYDAGGYVVDFKPNFRHGGSYVSIALLQPNGDVKN
- a CDS encoding F0F1 ATP synthase subunit epsilon — translated: MADPTHTIQVDVVSAEESIFSGEARFVALPGEAGELGIYPRHTPLITRVRPGSVRIEKADGGEEFVFVAGGILEVQPNRVTVLSDTAIRGKDLDEQKAEDARRAAEEALKNAKSEVDIAKAQSELAVMAAQLAALRKYRQKK
- the atpD gene encoding F0F1 ATP synthase subunit beta — encoded protein: MAQNQGKIVQCIGAVVDVEFARDQMPRVYDALKMEGSALTLEVQQQLGDGVVRTIALGSTDGLRRGLVVYNTGAAITVPVGKATLGRIMDVLGNPIDERGPVDQSLTASIHRKAPAYDELSPSQELLETGIKVIDLICPFAKGGKVGLFGGAGVGKTVNMMELINNIAKAHSGLSVFAGVGERTREGNDFYHEMADSGVVNLDNLGESKVAMVYGQMNEPPGNRLRVALTGLTIAESFRDEGRDVLFFVDNIYRYTLAGTEVSALLGRMPSAVGYQPTLAEEMGRLQERITSTKVGSITSIQAVYVPADDLTDPSPATTFAHLDATVVLSRDIASLGIYPAVDPLDSTSRQVDPNVVGQDHYETTRAVQSTLQRYKELRDIIAILGMDELAPEDKLAVARARKIQRFLSQPFHVAEVFTGSPGKYVPLSETIRGFKMIVAGECDHLPEQAFYMVGTIDEAFEKAKKMAA
- the atpG gene encoding F0F1 ATP synthase subunit gamma — encoded protein: MAAGKEIRGKIKSVENTKKITKAMEMVAASKMRKAQERMRSARPYSEKVRNIASNLGKANPEYTHAFMKHNDMKAAGFIVVSTDKGLCGGLNTNVLRAVTGKLRELQDQGVQSQVVAIGNKGLGFMNRIGARVVSHVTQLGDTPHLERLIGPVKVLLDQYAEGKLSAVYLCYTKFINTMKQEPVVEQLLPLSAEKMRAETHASGDHGWDYIYEPDAQTVIDELLVRYVEALVYQAVAENMASEQSARMVAMKAATDNAGNLIGELKLVYNKTRQAAITKELSEIVSGAAAV
- the atpA gene encoding F0F1 ATP synthase subunit alpha → MQLNPAEISELIKSRIEGLAASADIRNQGTVISVTDGIVRIHGLSEAMAGEMLEFPPTPSGQPTFGLALNLERDSVGAVILGEYEHISEGDTVKCTGRILEVPVGPELIGRVVNALGQPIDGKGPINAKLTDVIEKVAPGVIARKSVDQPVQTGLKSIDAMVPIGRGQRELIIGDRQTGKSAVAVDAIINQKGQNMVCVYVAIGQKASTIKNIVRALEANGAMEYTIVVAASASESAAMQYVSAYSGCTMGEYFRDRGQDALIIYDDLSKQAVAYRQVSLLLRRPPGREAYPGDVFYLHSRLLERAARVNADYVEAFTKGEVKGKTGSLTALPIIETQAGDVSAFVPTNVISITDGQIFLETSLFNAGIRPAINAGISVSRVGGAAQTKLIKGLSGGIRTDLAQYRELAAFAQFASDLDAATRKQLDRGARVTELLKQPQYSPLSISMMAASLFAVNKGYFDDLDVKKVLSFESGLHAWLKDKHAALVQKLETNKAMDKESEAELASAIEAFKKTFA
- a CDS encoding F0F1 ATP synthase subunit delta encodes the protein MAELATIARPYAEALFKSTRSDLDGTSEWLDSLAAVAGNEQLQQYADNPKVTDQQVYDLVVSIQRGALPPVGQNFLRTVIENNRLVALPEVAAQYRAMKNALGGASDAIVYSAFPIAADQLGDVAQALEKRFGRKLNVTVQQDESLIGGIRVVVGDEVLDTSVKARLEQMKLALTA